ACAGGCAGGTGTGGAACGCCTCGTTGCGGGCGACGTACAGCGCCGGGTCCGGCTCGCTTTCGGCGGCTTTGCACAGTGCGGCCGCCTCGCGCAGCGAGTCGGGCGTGTGATTCGGAATCGCCAGCGAAATCGCGAGGCTCTCGAGCGCGGAGCGGATCTCGTAGATCTCGCGCGCTTCGGCCGGCGTGAGCCGGGCGACGCTCGCGCCCTTGTTCAACTCGACCTTCACCCAGCCTTCGCTTTCCAGCTGCCGCAACGCTTCCCGCACGGGAATCGCGCTAACCGAGAAGTGGCGCGCAATCGCGTCCTGGCGCAGCGGCGCACCGGGCGCGAGCGTGCCTTCGACGATCGCCGAGCGCAGCGCTTCCGCGATCACACGCGAAGTGCTTGACCGCGGCTCATGCACCGTCGGCAGCAGGGGCGCGCCGGGGGCGCCGGCCAGGGGAAAACCATCGGTTGCGTTGTCCATAAGATCAAATATTATATATGAAAACGAACAATTTCTAGCGGGGCAAACCCGGGGATTTCGTAAAGGCACGGCGCCGACGGGCTTTCTCTCGCCATGCGGCTGGCCGCATGGCAAGGGCGTGGCCGTGCCTGACGTTCACCCATACAACCGTAGCACCTGGAGGAGTAGAGGAATGTTGAATTCATCGATATCGGACAGTGCGGGCATCGCGCGGCGGAAGACACCGTTGAACCGGTCGCAGATCGCCGGCTTCTGGGGCGCATGGGCGGGCTGGACGCTGGACGGCATGGACTCGTTCATTTACGCGCTGGTGCTGACGCCGGCGCTCACCGAGTTACTGCCGCGCTCGGGCTACGCGGCGACGCCTGCGAACGTCGGCCTGGCCGGCTCGATCCTCTTTGCGCTGTTCCTTGTGGGATGGGGGCTGTCGTTCATCTGGGGGCCGCTCGCGGACCGATTCGGCCGCACGCGCGTGCTGGCGGGCACGATCTTCACGTTCGCGATTTTCACTGGCCTGTCGGCGACCGCGCATAACGTGTGGGAGCTGGGCATCTATCGCTTCATTGCGGGCGTCGGCATCGGCGGGGAATGGGCGTTGGCGGGGACGTATGTCGCGGAAGCGTGGCCCGAGGATCGCCGCAAGATGGGCGCGGGCTATTTGCAAACGGGTTATTACGCGGGCTTTTTCCTCGCGGCTGCGCTGAACTACACGGTGGGCGTGCACTTCGGCTGGCGCGCGATGTTCCTGACGGGCGCGGTGCCTGTGTTCGTCGCGATCATGATCCTGACGCGCGTGAAGGAATCGGAGAAATGGCAGCGGGCGGAAGCGCGCGACGTGGTGCATGTCAAGCCGATGCGGGCGATTTTCGCGCCGACGTATCGCCGTCGCACGTGGGTGATGTGCGCACTGTTGACGATTGCGATCATCGGTTTGTGGGCGGGCGCCGTGTACGAGCCGTCGGCGGTGATCCAGCTGGCGACGCGGGCGGGGATGGCGAAGCCGGAAGCGACGAAGATGGCGTCGATGGCGACGGGGTTGCTGTCGATCGGCACGATACTTGGCTGTCTCGCGCTGCCGCCGCTGGCTGAGCGGATTGGCCGCAAGAAGACGCTTGCGATTTATTTCGGCGGGATGGCTGTGGCGATTGTGGGCGCCTTCGGCTGGGCGTTCTATCTGCCGAACGGGCTTGCACCGTTTATCGCGTGGCTGTTTGTGCTTGGGTTCTTCGGCGGTAACTTTGCGCTCTTTAGCCTGTGGTTGCCCGAGCTGTTCGAGACGCGTGTGCGGGCGACTGCTTTTGCGTTTTGTACCTCGTTTGGACGGTTTGTTGGGGCGGGGGTTAATTTTCTGCTGGGCGCGGCTGTGTTGAGTATGCATACCCTTGGGGTGCCCGTTGCGCTGACCGCGATTGCTTTTGTTCTTGGGTTGCTGGTCATTCCGTTTGCCAAGGAAACCAAAGGAGAGGTCTTGCCGCAATGACTTTGGGGTGCGGGCGGGGCCTGTTTGGCTCCGTCCTTACCGCCTGGCAGGCCGAAATCGAAACATCGACACCAGGGGCCACCCCAAATTAACCCCAAGACTCGCAACAACGATAAGCACCATTCCAAACATTTGCGCGCCTGAAAGAGCACGCCCGTACACGATGGCATCGACGGCAATTGCGGTCAGCGGATAGACAAAGAGCAGCACGGCGATGACAGGCGTCGTTAGCTTGGGCAGCGCGCCATAGATCAGCACATACGAAAGCCCGGTATGCAACACGCCCATGCCGATCAGCCAGAACCACTGATCAGCCGCGATATGCTGCGCGCCAAGCGGTGCAATAAAAGGCAAACACACAAGCCCGACAGCACACTGCGCAAGGGTCAGCAGATGTGGCCGCAGATCCACGAGACTCTTCGCGATCAGCGTGACGCTCGCATACAGCACGGATCCCGCGAGCGCTTCGCCGATCCCGATCAGATAGCTCGCATGACCCTGCAGCGAAGCCGCCGCCGCGACCCCCGACGCGAGCACGAGCCCCCCGAACGCCGTCGCGATCCAGCCGAGCCGGTCGGCGCCGAGCCGCTCGTTGAACAGCGCCGCGCCCATCAGCACGACCCAGAACGGCTGCACATGAAACACCACAGTCGCCACCGCAATGCTCGTGCGATGAATCGCATCGAAGAAACCGACCCACTGCGTGACCATCAGCACGCCCGAAGCTGCGGCGAGCAGCACCGTGCGACGCGTGAAATGACGGCGCGCGAAATAACCCTTCCACGCGCAATACGCGGCCAGCGAAAGAAAGCCGAACAGGCAACGGAAAAACACCAGCGTCAACGCGCTCAGGCGCGCTTCTTCGACGAACACGCCTATCGTGCCCATCAGCAAGCCCCCGCTCGCGAGCGTCAGCGCGCCTTGCCGGCTTCTGCTGAGCGATATTGGCGACAAAAACATCACAGAACTTCCTCGAACGACATTGCCTGCATCCGAGTATCGATGCGTTGCCTTTGCATCGCAAACGAATAAAATTGAGAAATTCCATAAGCGAGATTGATGAATCATGCACCCCGAGTTCGACGTCGATCTGCTGCGCACCTTCGTCGCCGTCGTCGATGCGGGCAGCTTCACGAAGGCGGCCGTCACCGTGCATCGCTCGCAGGCAGCCGTCAGCATGCAGATCAAGCGGCTCGAGCGGATGCTCGGCACGACGCTTTTTGCGCGCGACACGCGCAATCTGTCGCTGACGCGACCGGGCAACACGCTGCTTGAATACGCGCGGCGCGTGATCGATCTTCACGAGGAAGCGTGGTCCGCGATTGTGCGGCCCGAGGTGACGGGGCGTGTGGTGCTCGGCGCGCCGGACGATTACGTGTCGTCGTTGCTGTCGCCCGTGTTGCGGCGCTTCTCGAACCTGTATCCGCATGTGGAGATCGAGATCGTGTGCGCGCAGAGCACTGCGCTCGCGCCGATGCTGGCCGACAACAAGATCGACCTCGCGTTCGTCACGCGCGACCGCAAGCTGCGCGGCGAATTCGTGCGCAGCGAGCCGATGGTGTGGGCGGGCGCATCGTCGGACACGCCCGTGCTCAAAGTGTCGCCGCTGCCCGTCGGGCTGTACGAGCCGGGCTGTGTCGCGCGCACCAACACGCTCGCCGCGCTCGACCGCGCGCGCGTTCGCTATCGCGCGGCGTATAGCAGCGCGAGTCTGAGCGGGCTCGTCGCGACCGTCGATGCAGGGCTCTCCGTGATCGCACTGACGCGCTGCAGCGTGCCCTCGCGTCTCGCGATTCTCGGCGCGGAACAGGGACTGCCCACGATCGAGCCGCTCGATATCGTCGTCGCACGAAGCGCGAAATCTAACCGTCCCACCTGTGATTACCTCGCCGCGCAGATGGTGCAGGATCTGTCGGTACGCGCGACGGCACGCGAGCCGCGCGTCAGGGCGTGAGCGGTTGATACGGTGCTTACGCGATACCGGCGCCAGGTCTATCGACGTCCGCGAAGGGTGCGCTTTCCAGGAGCAGGCCCGCGTTTTGCCCAACGAGAACGCGTCTGACGAAAGCGCGAACGCCATCCGCATGCCCATGTCGAACCGACAACGACTGTGCGCAGCCTCACGGGGCGCACCCGGAACACGTCGAGACGAGCGTCGGGGCACCAAGCCACGCACCATACACATGACAGGAGGGCCAGCCATGAAGGTACGCATTCTTTCCACCGCGCTACTTGCCACGGGTCTCATCGTGAGCAGCGCGAGCTTCGCGCAACTGAACCTGCAACAGTTCGGCATCGGCGGCGGCAATTCATCGGGCAACGCAGGCGCCTCGGCTTCCTCGGGCGGGATCGGGCAGCTGCTGCAAAGCTACGTCGGCGCGAACCAGCAAGTGTTGAGCGGCCAGTCGAGCCTTGCATCGGCGATGGGGCTGGCCAGTGCGGCGAGTCAGGCGCAGCAGGCATCGGGACTGTTGGGCGGCGGCGCGCCTTCCGTGAGCCAGTTGTCGCAAGCGGGCAGCACGCAGCAGTCGTTGTCGCAGACCTTGACACAGGCTTTCACGAGCCGCGCATCCGATTCTTCGACGCCCGTCGACAAGCAGGCGTTCACCAGCGGCCTCACGTCGCTGGGCCAGGGCGTGAGCCAATATGCGAGCCTGCAGTCGAGCCTCGGCAGCATCGGGCAGATGAGTCCGTCGTCGCTGTTGCAATCAGGCTTGAATCCGCAGTCGGCGCAGGCCGCATCGTATATCGCGCAATCCGCGCCGGGCCAGTTGCAGTCGCTGGCAGCGACGTTGAGCGCGGCAGTGCAGTTCGCGACGAGCCACGGCATCAGCGTGCCGTCCATCGCGACGTCGGCGCTCAAGGGTCTCTGACGCACACCTTCATGCTGCCCAGGCGGCGGCTCGATTGCCGCGCCTTGCAAGCCATCTGCGGCGCAGCGCGCGTTGCGACGATCGCGCGCCCATGTCGATACCTGCGAATGGGCTTACGCGCACGAGGGCATCGCGCCCGCCGCCCGCCAATGACGGTACGCTCTTGCTGCGAGGCCTGTATTGCGCACACAACCACATGACCGACGGGCAAGACGGCCCGCGATAACAGGAGCACCGGATGTCCAGCACTCTCGATCTCGACCGCTATTTCAGGCGTATCGGCTATACGGGGCCGCAGACCGCGACGCTCGATGTGCTGCGCGAGCTACAACGCCTGCATCCGCTTTCCATTCCGTTCGAAAACCTCGATCCGCTGACGGGTCGCCGCGTTCATCTTGAACTGCCCGCCATCGTCGACAAGCTGATCGAGCGGCGGCGCGGCGGCTATTGCTTCGAGCACAACGGCCTGTTCGCGCACGTGCTGATGCAGCTCGGCTTCGATGTGACGCCGATGATCGCACGCGTGCTGTGGGGCCGGGAGCCCGACGCGATCACGCCGCGCACGCATATGCTGCTGCGCGTGACCGTCGACGACCAGCCGTGGATCGCCGACGTCGGCTTTGGCGCCGTCACGCTGACGTCGCCACTGCGTCTGCAGGCGGGCGTCGCGCAACCGACCACGCACGAGCCGTTCCGTCTCATCGATGCATCGAACGGTGCGTTCGATCTTGAAGTGCAATCCGGCGAGACGTGGCTCAAGACCTATCGTTTCGATCTGCAGCGTGCCGAATGGGTCGATTACGAATTGTCGAACTGGTACACGTCAATGCATCCGACATCGTTCTTCACGACGAGCCTCGTCGCATGCCGCGTGACGCCGGAAGGGCGGCTCACGATGTTCAACGACAGGCTCACTGCGCGCTCGAAAGACGGCGAAGCGATCGAGCGGCGCATCGAGAGTGCGCACGAACTCGAAATCTGTTTGCGCGACACGTTCCTGATCGAGCTGGGCGATATCGACGTCGCGGATATTTACCGGCGCGTGTCGACAGAAGGCGTGCCCTCCTAGTCTCGATGCCATGATCGCGCGGCTCATCGTTCAAACGGTGCTGTGGCTTGCGGGTATGGGCGCCGTGCTGTTCGGCGCGGCGGGCACGCTCGCGTGGCCGGGCGCGTGGTGCTATCTGTTCGAAATGGGTGCGTTAGGACTGTGGGTGGGCGTGTGGCTCGCCGGCTACGACCCCGGGTTGCTCGCAGAGCGGCTTGGTTCTTTCGTGCAGCGCGGGCAGAGTACGTGGGACAAGTTCTTCATGGCGTGCGTCGCCGTCGCGTGGTGTGCGTGGCTCATTCTAATGGGGCTTGACGCGCGGCGGTTTCACTGGTCATCGATGCACCCATCGCTGCAAGGTGTCGGCGTGCTTGCTATTCTGGTCAGCATGCTCGCGATGCGCGCTGTGTTTCGCGCGAATAGCTACGCGGCGCCTGTTGTGAAGATTCAATCCGAACGCGGTCATAAGGTGAGTGACAGCGGTCCGTATGCTTACGTAAGGCATCCCATGTATGCCTGGGCGATCCTTTTTCTCGTGGGCACGCCGCTGGTGTTGGGCTCATGGTGGGGCGCGCTATGCGTGCCGCTGCTGGTTGTCGGGCTCGCCTGGCGGGCTGTGCTTGAGGAGAGGATGCTCCGCGAGCAGCTTCCGGGCTACGCCGAGTACGCGGCGCGTGTCCGGTATCGGTTTGTGCCTTATGTGTGGTGAACGGTTTAGTCTGTGACGCAGTCGCCACCCCGGGTTCCGATTTTGTTTTTTGCCAACGCGAACCACACCAGACCGACCAGCGTCGCAGACCAAAAACCCCCTCATTTCAAGGACCCTCATGGCAAAGCCCACCATTGCAGACTACCTTGCAAAAACCCTGGCCGCGGCAGGCGTAAAACGAATCTGGGGCGTCACGGGCGATAGCCTCAACGGCCTGGCGTTCAGTCTCGATCAGGTCGGTTCGATTCGCTGGATGCATACCCGCCACGAAGAGGCGGCCGCCTTTGCGGCAGGCGCCGATGCCGCATCGAGCGGCCAGCTCGCCGTTTGCGCAGGCAGTTGCGGCCCAGGCAACCTCCACCTCATCAACGGTCTCTACGACTGTCATCGCAACCAGCAACCCGTGCTGGCCATCGCCGCCCACATTCCGTCGACGGAAATCGGTCTCGGCTACTTCCAGGAAACCCATCCCACTGAAGTCTTCAAGGAATGCAGCCACTTCGCCGAACTGGTCGTCAACGCGTCGCAGTTTCCGCGCGTGCTCGAACGCGCGATGCGCACCGCGATCGAGCAGCGCGGCGTTGCCGTGATCGTGCTGCCCGGCGATATCGCGCTCGGCGAGGGGCCGTCGCACGCGCCTGTATGGAATGCCACGATGCCGTCCGCGATCCTGCCACCCGATAGCGAACTCGCGAAACTCGCGGCCATGCTCAACGACTGCGAAGCCGTGACGATCATGTGCGGCAGCGGCGTCGCGGGCGCGCACGACGAAGTGGTGAAGCTCGCCGACACGCTCGGTGCGCCCGTCGTGCATGCGCTGCGCGGCAAGCAGTTCATCGAGTACGACAATCCGTTCGACGTCGGCATGACAGGGCTGATCGGCTTCAGTTCCGGCTATCACGCCATGATGTCGTGCGACGTGCTGCTGCTGCTCGGCTGCGACTTTCCGTATAGGCCTTTCTATCCGCCCGAAGCAAAGGTCGTGCAGATCGACTGGAAGGGCTCGCAACTCGGGCGCCGTGCGCCGCTCGCGCTGGGCCTCGTCGGCACCGTGAAGGAAACCGTCGCGGCATTGTTGCCGAAGCTCAAACGCAAGGATGATCGTACGTTCGTCGACATGGCCACGGCGCATTACGAAGAAGCGCGCCGCGATCTCGACGAACTGGCGACGCCATCGGACCCCGGCGCGCCGATTCATCCGCAGTATCTGACGCGCATGATCGACGAGTCCGCCACCGACGATGCGATCTTCACGGCCGACGTGGGCACGCCGACGCTCTGGGCCGCGCGTTATTTGACGATGAATGGCAAGCGGCAGCTGCACGGCTCGTTTAATCACGGTTCGATGGCGAATGCGATGCCGCAGGCGCTCGGCGCGCAAGCGGCGCATCCGGGCCGGCAGGTCGTGTCGCTGTCGGGCGACGGCGGGCTGTCAATGCTGCTCGGCGATCTGCTCACCGCGCGTCAGCTGAATCTGCCCATCAAGGTCGTCGTGTTCAACAACAGTCTGCTCGGTTTCGTATCGATGGAGCTGAAAGCGGGTGGCTATCTCGACACGAACGTGGACCTGAGCAAGACGGATTTTGCGCAGATCGCGAAAGGTGCCGGCATTTTCTCGATTCGCGTCGAGGAATCGGAAGAACTGGGCGGTGCGCTGAAAAAGGCGTTCGCGCACCAGGGGCCCGCGCTCGTCGACGTCGTCACCGCGAAGCACGAACTCGCGATGCCGCCCACTATCGAGATGTCGCAGGCGAAGGGCTTCAGCCTCTACATGCTGCGCGCGATTCTCAACGGACGCGGCGACGAAATCGTCGAACTGGTGAAAACGAATTTGCGCTGAGCCCCGCAAACGGGCGGAATGACGACGCGGCGCGCCGCATTGCAATGCGGCAATGGGGCATTGCAGTCTGGTCGCAAAGGTCTATAACAGAAGCAGCAGTGCGGACCTTCTTTGCGCAGCCGATAGTCGAACCATCAGAAGCCGGCGTTTTTCGCGCCGTGCTGCGCCGCCCGACAGACTCGGGCGCGTTGAGCCAATCAATCGCATGCAAAATAAGGGCACGTTGCAGCGTGGGTGGCTGCAGCGCGCGATGTCGCGCTTGCGGATATCGGTCGAAACGATGCAGATGACGCAGGCGCTGATGGGCGTCCGGCGAATCGCGATGCCAGGCGTGGCGGTTCGTCTGCATGGAAGGAGTTCGACATGAAGATCCTGACAGCGTTACCCGTGGCGGGTGCATTGCTGATGGCCATGCCTGCCGCGACGTGGGCGGACGATGTGGCGCAAAGCAGCGAACCATCGAAGGCCACGATGCAGAACAACGCAAATGCATCGGCGCAAGCGACGACGGATATGTCGTACGGCGGCGCGATGGATACGCGCACCTCATCAGGCCTGCCGATGCAGCACTCGCGCAAATGCGCGACGGGGCCGGAGTGCAACATCTACTTCGGTAACTGATCTGATTATCTGCCACAAGCACACGGCGCGCCTTTTGGGCGCGCCGTGTCGTATCTGGTGCTTGTACGTGTTCGACCGCTATTGCTGTACGTGCTTTGCGGCATCCTCGATCACGGCCGCCACCTGTTGCGGGCGCGACTCGTAGACCGAATGGCTCGCGCCCGGAATCACTGTCGTGTGGCTATGGGCACGTTCGTAATACCAGCGTTCCAGGTCGGGATTGATGATCTCGTCCGAACCCGCGACGATGCCCCAACTCGGCTTGGTCGTCCATGCCGCGGCCTTCAGCGGTTGCGAGAACACTTTCGCGGCTGTCGGCATCTGCGAATGCGCTTCGAATTGTGCCTGTTTCAACGGTAAATCTGCGGCGAAGTCTTTCGGGAACGCAGATGGATTCAGATACGTGTAGCCGTCGTTGGTCTTTTCGATCGCGCCCGGCTGCTTCGACGTATTGCTGGGTTTGCCCTTGCCGAGCGTCGCTTCGTCTTCGCCGACGTTCGGCGCATGCGCGGCGACGTACACAAGTCCCATCACATGTGAATCGACACCTGCTTCCGTGATCACGGAGCCGCCATAGCTGTGACCCACCAGAATGACCGGGCCGTCTTGCCCGTCGAGCACGCGTTTGGTCGCGGCGACGTCGTCGTCAAGCGAGGTCAACGGTTCCTGCACGACGCTGACGTGATAACCATCTTTGGCGAGGATGTCATAGACGGGCTTCCAGCCGGAACCGTCGACCCATGCGCCATGAACCAGAACGATATTCCTGACGGGCGCTTGCGTGGTCCCGGTGCCCTGCGCCATTGCGCCCGAAGAGGCGAGAAGGCCGGTCGACAATGCAAGCGCTGCGGTGATGTACAGCGAACGCTTCACAAGAAACTCCGTCAATCAGATACAGGGAAACGATGCAAGGGGGCGCAACCTTGCGCCTGACAGCGGCGGCGCAAGGTCTGGCGCGCGCCACTTAGCTGCCGAAGAAGATGTTGCAATAGCTGACGGGACCGACGCACGCGTTGCCATTCATCGAGGTGCGGGCCGGCTTGCCCGACGACGTACCCGTTTGCGCGACGCCGCCGACTGCGTCGTTCGTCAGCGTGTGGCCGTCTTGCGCGGCGACCTTTGCTTCCGCTGCCTGGATGTCGGCGGGGTAGTTGAGATCCTCGCCGACGCCCGGCCGATAACCGGCCTGCTCGACGCGAATCAGATCGGCGCGAACTTCGGCGCGCGTGACGGGGCCGTTCGATTGCGCGAAGCTCAAAGCGGGAGCCACAAGTGCACCGGCGGCGACTGCGAGGCAAACAAAGATCTTCTTCATGATGTCACTCCTATCAGTGTGTTCAGACTTCCGGTCCGCTCGAAAAGGCGTCGATAAATTCGGCATCCTTATTGAACTGCGTTCGATTCGAACGGGCGGCCTGGTTAAAAAACGTGGTTAAAGCTGCTGCATCAACTGCTGTCGTACTGCTGTCTGGCCTTGCACTGCTTGTGAACCTTGTTTCGTTTTCGCCTGCTTCAGTGAGGCAAACACGGCGACTTCGAATTTCATTCCCGGCCAGCCGCACTTTTTTCTTCCTGCGTCGATGGGCCTGTCGAATCAGCCCACATGGGGCCGGCCCTTTTTGCCTGCCACCAGATCGGCGAGCAGTGCATGCAATGTAGTGCAGCGACGGCCCGCGCTCCAGCCGTACGTCCGCACGAGCGATGACCTACTATCGTTGCATCGCCTGAACTTTCGGATGACGCCGATGCGGCCGAGTCATGCCGCCGTCTGATGCCACGCCGCCGCACGGTTGGGACGCTCATGCAGAAGGTTTTCGCCTGCCATACCAACGTATGACCCGACGGTCCGGCGACGGATGGCTTTCAGCGTTGCAAGGCGACCCCTCCTGGAGGGATTGGCGCCAGCGCGGTGCACGAGCCGGTACGCAAATCCCGAACATGTCTAGTCAGCTGCACCAGCCTGGCGCAGTTCGCATACCGTGCCACGACGCCCGCAGCGGCGTCGCGAGGCCTTTGGCATAGGGGCATACCCGAACAATTCAATTATTTTCGGGAAATTCAGTTGCGATCATTTTTGACCTCATGCAGACTTGTCTATACATGTCCGGCGCGAAGAGCGAAGGGACCCGTTCAGACGAAAAGGAGATTCGACGTGAAGGTGAAGAAGGCAGACCGCACTATGTTGTCGAAGGTAATGATGGGCGTGGTCCTGACGGCCGCGGCATTCGCTGGCGCGCCTGCTCAGGCAAAGGAATGGAAGTCCGTGACGATCGCGCTGGAAGGCGGCTACGCGCCGTGGAATCTCACGTTGCCGGGCGGCAAGCTGGGCGGCTTCGAGCCGGAGCTGGTTGCGAACCTGTGCCAGCGCATCAAGCTGCAGTGCAACCTGGTTGCGCAAGACTGGGACGGCATGATCCCCGGCCTGCAGGCAGGCAAATTTGACGTGCTGATGGACGCGATCTCCATCACGCCGGAGCGCGAAAAGATCATCGCGTTCTCGCGGCCTTACGCGGCGACGCCCGCGACCTTCGCGGTCTCCGATACGAAGATTCTGCCGAAGGCGACGCCGAACACGCCCGTCGTCAAGCTGACGGGCGACATGAAGACCGATCAACCGACTGTCGACGCATTGCGCAAGCAGTTGAAGGGCAAGACGATCGGCATCCAGTCGGGCACCGTGTACACGAAGTTCATCAACGACGGCTTCAAGGACATCTCCACGATCCGCGTGTACAAGACTTCGCCGGAACGTGACCTCGATCTGGCGAACGGCCGCATCGATGCATCGTTCGACGACGTCACGTACTACGCCGCCAACGCGGACAAGAAGGAAGGGGCGCAGATCTCGATGGCGGGGCCGAAGATCGGCGGCCCGATCTGGGGTCCGGGCGAAGGTCTCGCGTTCCGCAAGCAGGACGCCGATCTGAAGGCGAAATTC
This Paraburkholderia phymatum STM815 DNA region includes the following protein-coding sequences:
- a CDS encoding arylamine N-acetyltransferase family protein, with product MSSTLDLDRYFRRIGYTGPQTATLDVLRELQRLHPLSIPFENLDPLTGRRVHLELPAIVDKLIERRRGGYCFEHNGLFAHVLMQLGFDVTPMIARVLWGREPDAITPRTHMLLRVTVDDQPWIADVGFGAVTLTSPLRLQAGVAQPTTHEPFRLIDASNGAFDLEVQSGETWLKTYRFDLQRAEWVDYELSNWYTSMHPTSFFTTSLVACRVTPEGRLTMFNDRLTARSKDGEAIERRIESAHELEICLRDTFLIELGDIDVADIYRRVSTEGVPS
- a CDS encoding transporter substrate-binding domain-containing protein, with the protein product MLSKVMMGVVLTAAAFAGAPAQAKEWKSVTIALEGGYAPWNLTLPGGKLGGFEPELVANLCQRIKLQCNLVAQDWDGMIPGLQAGKFDVLMDAISITPEREKIIAFSRPYAATPATFAVSDTKILPKATPNTPVVKLTGDMKTDQPTVDALRKQLKGKTIGIQSGTVYTKFINDGFKDISTIRVYKTSPERDLDLANGRIDASFDDVTYYAANADKKEGAQISMAGPKIGGPIWGPGEGLAFRKQDADLKAKFDTAIADALKDGTVKKLSDKWFKTDVTP
- the poxB gene encoding ubiquinone-dependent pyruvate dehydrogenase, with protein sequence MAKPTIADYLAKTLAAAGVKRIWGVTGDSLNGLAFSLDQVGSIRWMHTRHEEAAAFAAGADAASSGQLAVCAGSCGPGNLHLINGLYDCHRNQQPVLAIAAHIPSTEIGLGYFQETHPTEVFKECSHFAELVVNASQFPRVLERAMRTAIEQRGVAVIVLPGDIALGEGPSHAPVWNATMPSAILPPDSELAKLAAMLNDCEAVTIMCGSGVAGAHDEVVKLADTLGAPVVHALRGKQFIEYDNPFDVGMTGLIGFSSGYHAMMSCDVLLLLGCDFPYRPFYPPEAKVVQIDWKGSQLGRRAPLALGLVGTVKETVAALLPKLKRKDDRTFVDMATAHYEEARRDLDELATPSDPGAPIHPQYLTRMIDESATDDAIFTADVGTPTLWAARYLTMNGKRQLHGSFNHGSMANAMPQALGAQAAHPGRQVVSLSGDGGLSMLLGDLLTARQLNLPIKVVVFNNSLLGFVSMELKAGGYLDTNVDLSKTDFAQIAKGAGIFSIRVEESEELGGALKKAFAHQGPALVDVVTAKHELAMPPTIEMSQAKGFSLYMLRAILNGRGDEIVELVKTNLR
- a CDS encoding MFS transporter, whose product is MLNSSISDSAGIARRKTPLNRSQIAGFWGAWAGWTLDGMDSFIYALVLTPALTELLPRSGYAATPANVGLAGSILFALFLVGWGLSFIWGPLADRFGRTRVLAGTIFTFAIFTGLSATAHNVWELGIYRFIAGVGIGGEWALAGTYVAEAWPEDRRKMGAGYLQTGYYAGFFLAAALNYTVGVHFGWRAMFLTGAVPVFVAIMILTRVKESEKWQRAEARDVVHVKPMRAIFAPTYRRRTWVMCALLTIAIIGLWAGAVYEPSAVIQLATRAGMAKPEATKMASMATGLLSIGTILGCLALPPLAERIGRKKTLAIYFGGMAVAIVGAFGWAFYLPNGLAPFIAWLFVLGFFGGNFALFSLWLPELFETRVRATAFAFCTSFGRFVGAGVNFLLGAAVLSMHTLGVPVALTAIAFVLGLLVIPFAKETKGEVLPQ
- a CDS encoding DUF4148 domain-containing protein; protein product: MKKIFVCLAVAAGALVAPALSFAQSNGPVTRAEVRADLIRVEQAGYRPGVGEDLNYPADIQAAEAKVAAQDGHTLTNDAVGGVAQTGTSSGKPARTSMNGNACVGPVSYCNIFFGS
- a CDS encoding DMT family transporter, with translation MFLSPISLSRSRQGALTLASGGLLMGTIGVFVEEARLSALTLVFFRCLFGFLSLAAYCAWKGYFARRHFTRRTVLLAAASGVLMVTQWVGFFDAIHRTSIAVATVVFHVQPFWVVLMGAALFNERLGADRLGWIATAFGGLVLASGVAAAASLQGHASYLIGIGEALAGSVLYASVTLIAKSLVDLRPHLLTLAQCAVGLVCLPFIAPLGAQHIAADQWFWLIGMGVLHTGLSYVLIYGALPKLTTPVIAVLLFVYPLTAIAVDAIVYGRALSGAQMFGMVLIVVASLGVNLGWPLVSMFRFRPARR
- a CDS encoding GntR family transcriptional regulator, with the translated sequence MDNATDGFPLAGAPGAPLLPTVHEPRSSTSRVIAEALRSAIVEGTLAPGAPLRQDAIARHFSVSAIPVREALRQLESEGWVKVELNKGASVARLTPAEAREIYEIRSALESLAISLAIPNHTPDSLREAAALCKAAESEPDPALYVARNEAFHTCLYAPANRPQLAEMIAALHRRGERYLRLKFGLPAYKGESDAEHLAILAAVERKDVAVAQSLISAHLLGTGELVYRFLTERAQAEAAAAAPRRKRGRPARTPTTIGS
- a CDS encoding alpha/beta hydrolase, which produces MKRSLYITAALALSTGLLASSGAMAQGTGTTQAPVRNIVLVHGAWVDGSGWKPVYDILAKDGYHVSVVQEPLTSLDDDVAATKRVLDGQDGPVILVGHSYGGSVITEAGVDSHVMGLVYVAAHAPNVGEDEATLGKGKPSNTSKQPGAIEKTNDGYTYLNPSAFPKDFAADLPLKQAQFEAHSQMPTAAKVFSQPLKAAAWTTKPSWGIVAGSDEIINPDLERWYYERAHSHTTVIPGASHSVYESRPQQVAAVIEDAAKHVQQ
- a CDS encoding methyltransferase family protein, yielding MIARLIVQTVLWLAGMGAVLFGAAGTLAWPGAWCYLFEMGALGLWVGVWLAGYDPGLLAERLGSFVQRGQSTWDKFFMACVAVAWCAWLILMGLDARRFHWSSMHPSLQGVGVLAILVSMLAMRAVFRANSYAAPVVKIQSERGHKVSDSGPYAYVRHPMYAWAILFLVGTPLVLGSWWGALCVPLLVVGLAWRAVLEERMLREQLPGYAEYAARVRYRFVPYVW
- a CDS encoding LysR family transcriptional regulator, producing the protein MHPEFDVDLLRTFVAVVDAGSFTKAAVTVHRSQAAVSMQIKRLERMLGTTLFARDTRNLSLTRPGNTLLEYARRVIDLHEEAWSAIVRPEVTGRVVLGAPDDYVSSLLSPVLRRFSNLYPHVEIEIVCAQSTALAPMLADNKIDLAFVTRDRKLRGEFVRSEPMVWAGASSDTPVLKVSPLPVGLYEPGCVARTNTLAALDRARVRYRAAYSSASLSGLVATVDAGLSVIALTRCSVPSRLAILGAEQGLPTIEPLDIVVARSAKSNRPTCDYLAAQMVQDLSVRATAREPRVRA